Proteins co-encoded in one Solea senegalensis isolate Sse05_10M linkage group LG8, IFAPA_SoseM_1, whole genome shotgun sequence genomic window:
- the LOC122773927 gene encoding odorant receptor 131-2-like — protein sequence MAANDSSVYANDDLIIVQFFISLFLCINFLLITVFFMKDFFYTTMRYIFFALTLMSDCVILMLSDVMLILTYFAYTIPTSCCLIVYVAVSVYTYVTALTLTAMTLERFVAICMPLRHRELCSTRSALHCILIIHAISALPDVIFLSIFSAYVNRSFYTQSALCSMEIFILHTWQTHITSAISQFYFLIMFITITFSYFKIMKVAKAASGQNRKSTWKGLRTVVLHGFQLFLCVFQLWCPFIEAAMLQISLELYTVVRYFNYMVFILSPRCLSPFIYGLRDDKFFVALRSFVLCGLYKKELSN from the coding sequence ATGGCAGCCAATGACTCTTCAGTGTATGCGAACGATGACTTAATTATAGTTCAGTTTTTCATATCACTTTTCCTTTGCATCAACTTTTTGCTGATCACAGTCTTTTTCATGAAGGATTTCTTCTACACAACCATGCGCTACATCTTCTTTGCACTGACTCTCATGtctgattgtgtgattttaatgcTGAGTGATGTTATGCTCATTTTAACGTACTTTGCATACACCATACCAACGTCATGCTGCCTTATTGTGTATGTGGCTGTGTCTGTATACACTTATGTCACTGCACTGACTCTGACAGCGATGACACTGGAGCGCTTTGTGGCCATTTGCATGCCACTGCGACACAGAGAGCTGTGCTCCACACGCAGCGCTCTGCActgcatcctcatcattcatgccATCAGCGCTCTGCCCGATGtgatttttctctccatcttctctgcGTATGTGAACCGCAGCTTCTACACCCAGAGTGCTCTGTGCTCTATGGAgatcttcatcctccacaccTGGCAGACTCACATTACGTCTGCAATAAGTCAGTTTTACTTCCTGATCATGTTTATCACAATCACGTTCTCatactttaaaataatgaaggtgGCCAAAGCTGCATCaggacagaacaggaagtcgacATGGAAAGGCCTCAGAACTGTGGTTCTTCATGGCTTTCAGctgttcctctgtgttttccagCTGTGGTGTCCTTTCATTGAAGCTGCTATGCTTCAGATTAGCCTGGAGCTCTACACTGTtgtcaggtactttaactaCATGGTGTTCATTCTTTCTCCGAGGTGTTTGAGTCCTTTCATTTACGGCCTTAGGGATGACAAGTTTTTTGTTGCTCTGAGAAGCTTTGTTCTTTGTGGTTTATATAAGAAAGAATTGTCAAATTAA
- the LOC122773925 gene encoding odorant receptor 131-2-like, with protein MAANDSSVYVNDDLILVQFFISLFLCINFLLITVFFMKDFFYTTMRYIFFALTLMSDCVILMLSDVMLILTYFAYTIPTSCCLIVYVAVSVYTYVTALTLTAMTLERFVAICMPLRHGELCSTRSALHCILIIHAISALPDVIFLSIFSAYVNRSYYTQSTLCSMEIFILHTWQTHITSAISQFYFLIMFITITFSYFKIMKVAKAASGQNRKSTWKGLRTVGLHGFQLFLCVFQLWCPLIEAAVLQSNLELYVVVRYFNYIMFILSPRCLSPFIYGLRDDKFFVALRSFVLCGLYKKELSN; from the coding sequence ATGGCAGCCAATGACTCTTCAGTGTATGTGAACGATGACTTAATTTTGGTTCAGTTTTTCATATCACTTTTCCTTTGCATTAACTTTTTGCTGATCACAGTCTTTTTCATGAAGGATTTCTTCTACACAACCATGCGTTACATCTTCTTTGCACTGACTCTCATGtctgattgtgtgattttaatgcTGAGTGATGTTATGCTCATTTTAACGTACTTTGCATACACCATACCAACGTCATGCTGCCTTATTGTGTATGTGGCTGTGTCTGTATACACTTATGTCACTGCACTGACTCTGACAGCGATGACACTGGAGCGCTTTGTGGCCATTTGCATGCCACTGCGACACGGAGAGCTGTGCTCCACACGCAGCGCTCTGCActgcatcctcatcattcatgccATCAGCGCTCTGCCCGATGtgatttttctctccatcttctctgcGTATGTGAACCGCAGCTACTACACCCAGAGCACTCTGTGCTCTATGGAgatcttcatcctccacaccTGGCAGACTCACATTACGTCTGCAATAAGTCAGTTTTACTTCCTGATCATGTTTATCACAATCACGTTCTCatactttaaaataatgaaggtgGCCAAAGCTGCATCaggacagaacaggaagtcgacATGGAAAGGCCTCAGAACTGTGGGTCTTCATGGCTTTCAGctgttcctctgtgttttccagCTGTGGTGTCCTTTAATTGAAGCTGCTGTGCTTCAGAGTAACCTGGAACTCTACGTTGTTGTCAGGTACTTCAACTACATCATGTTCATTCTTTCTCCGAGGTGTTTGAGTCCTTTCATTTACGGCCTCAGGGATGACAAGTTTTTTGTTGCTCTGAGAAGCTTTGTTCTTTGTGGTTTATATAAGAAAGAATTGTCAAATTAA
- the LOC122773922 gene encoding odorant receptor 131-2-like gives MAANDSSVYANDDLIIVQFFISLFLCINFLLITVFFMKDFFYTTMRYIFFALTLMSDCVFLMLSDVLLILTYFEFTIPMLLCLMVYVAVSLCFFITPVTLTVMTLERFVAICMPLRHGELCSTRSALHCILIVHAISALPDVIFLSIFFATVNRSYYTQSTLCSMEIFILHTWQGHIRSAISQFYFLIMVIIIMFSYFKIMKVARAASGQNRKSTWKGLRTVVLHGFQLFLCLFQLWCPFIEAAVLQISLVLYVNVRYFNYMVFILSPRCLSPLIYGLRDEKFFVALRSFVLCGLYKKQLSNEL, from the coding sequence ATGGCAGCCAATGACTCTTCAGTGTATGCGAACGATGACTTAATTATAGTTCAGTTTTTCATATCACTTTTCCTTTGCATTAACTTTTTGCTGATCACAGTCTTTTTCATGAAGGATTTCTTCTACACAACCATGCGCTACATCTTCTTTGCACTGACTCTCAtgtctgattgtgtttttttaatgctgagTGATGTTCTGCTCATTTTAACGTACTTTGAATTCACCATACCAATGTTGTTGTGCCTTATGGTGTATGTGGCTGTATCTTTATGCTTTTTTATCACTCCGGTGACTCTGACAGTGATGACGCTGGAGCGCTTTGTAGCCATTTGCATGCCACTGCGACACGGAGAGCTGTGCTCCACACGCAGCGCTCTGCACTGCATCCTCATCGTTCATGCCATCAGTGCTCTGCCCGATGtgatttttctctccatcttctttgcGACTGTGAACCGCAGCTACTACACCCAGAGCACTCTGTGCTCTATGGAgatcttcatcctccacaccTGGCAGGGTCACATTAGGTCTGCAATAAGTCAGTTTTACTTCCTGATCAtggttatcattatcatgttctcatactttaaaataatgaaggtgGCCAGAGCTGCATCaggacagaacaggaagtcgacATGGAAAGGCCTCAGAACTGTGGTTCTTCATGGCTTTCAGctgttcctctgtcttttccaGCTGTGGTGTCCTTTCATTGAAGCTGCTGTGCTTCAGATTAGCCTGGTGCTCTACGttaatgtcaggtactttaactaCATGGTGTTCATTCTTTCTCCGAGGTGTTTGAGTCCTCTCATTTATGGCCTCAGGGATGAAAAGTTTTTCGTTGCTCTGAGAAGCTTTGTTCTTTGTGGTTTGTATAAGaaacaattgtcaaatgaattgTGA